A DNA window from Vigna unguiculata cultivar IT97K-499-35 chromosome 10, ASM411807v1, whole genome shotgun sequence contains the following coding sequences:
- the LOC114167503 gene encoding putative UDP-rhamnose:rhamnosyltransferase 1: protein MAEQNEKLHIVVFPWLAFGHMGPFFELAKLIAQKGHKISFVSTPRNIHRLPKVPENLQPLVDLIQLPLPRVDKLPENAEATVDIPHHLIPHLKQAFDGLQQPLTMFLERCKPHWIIYDFAPHWLPPICSQLGISCIFFSIFSASALYYFLLDHYTSKARVSAQNKGFPDEHYETNESGVSDVFRVLETTNSAQASAIRTCMEIEAASLKLLESIYSKPMIPVGLLPPSLEFSEDSNDENWDTILKWLDKQEKGSVVYVAFGSEVRLSDEDFTEITKGIEMSGFPFFWVLKKQNTSNVELQDLVVNNSGTGLVWRTWAPQMRILAHKSVGGFLTHCGWSSVNESLLVGCPLVMLPFQNDQFIVAKLMEEKRVGFQVQRSEHDEKFSRESLANALKAVMLEKTYKSEAKEMSKIVGDKELHQKYIDDFVEYMEIHKPVLKD from the coding sequence ATGGCGGAGCAGAATGAGAAGCTTCACATTGTGGTGTTTCCATGGCTAGCATTTGGTCACATGGGCCCATTTTTTGAGCTTGCAAAACTCATAGCTCAAAAGGGTCACAAAATTTCTTTCGTTTCCACACCTAGAAATATCCATCGCCTACCCAAAGTGCCTGAAAACTTGCAACCTTTGGTGGATCTCATACAACTGCCACTGCCCCGTGTTGACAAGCTCCCAGAAAATGCAGAGGCCACAGTGGACATTCCTCACCACCTCATTCCACACCTCAAGCAGGCTTTTGATGGTCTTCAACAACCTTTGACCATGTTTCTTGAGAGATGCAAACCCCATTGGATAATATACGACTTTGCACCCCATTGGTTGCCTCCAATATGTTCTCAGCTTGGAATCTCATgcatctttttctctatttttagtGCATCTGCtttgtattattttctcttAGATCATTATACTAGTAAAGCACGTGTGTCTGCGCAGAACAAAGGTTTTCCTGATGAACATTATGAGACAAATGAATCGGGGGTTTCAGACGTGTTTCGAGTCCTTGAAACTACTAATAGTGCTCAAGCTAGTGCTATAAGAACCTGCATGGAGATTGAAGCTGCGTCTCTCAAATTGTTGGAAAGTATATATAGTAAACCAATGATTCCAGTTGGTTTATTGCCACCTTCACTAGAGTTCAGTGAAGATAGCAATGATGAAAACTGGGATACCATCCTTAAATGGTTAGACAAACAGGAAAAAGGGTCAGTGGTTTACGTAGCTTTTGGAAGTGAAGTGAGACTAAGTGATGAAGACTTTACTGAAATTACAAAGGGAATAGAAATGTCTGGTTTTCCCTTTTTCTGGGTTCTGAAAAAGCAAAACACCTCTAACGTTGAGTTGCAGGATCTGGTTGTGAATAACTCAGGAACGGGTTTGGTGTGGAGAACATGGGCACCACAGATGAGGATTTTGGCACACAAGTCTGTTGGGGGGTTTCTGACTCACTGTGGTTGGAGTTCAGTGAATGAGAGTCTTCTAGTTGGGTGTCCACTTGTGATGTTGCCATTCCAAAATGATCAATTTATAGTTGCTAAGCTTATGGAGGAGAAAAGGGTAGGGTTCCAAGTACAGAGAAGTGAGCATGATGAGAAATTCAGCAGAGAATCATTGGCCAATGCATTGAAAGCAgtgatgctggaaaaaacttacAAAAGTGAAGCAAAGGAGATGAGTAAGATAGTTGGGGACAAAGAACTGCACCAAAAATATATAGATGATTTTGTTGAATATATGGAAATCCATAAACCTGTCTTAAAGGATTAG